The proteins below come from a single Chrysoperla carnea chromosome 1, inChrCarn1.1, whole genome shotgun sequence genomic window:
- the LOC123290377 gene encoding larval cuticle protein A3A-like — protein sequence MAFKIVVLFAMIAFAHAGVIAPYGYGPAPLAVAHAPAVAKVAVAAEDYDPNPQYSYQYSIADALTGDQKSQSESRSGDTVQGQYSLVEPDGTRRIVDYTADPVNGFNAVVQREPAVQKAVVAAPAIAKIHAPLGYAAPAYGKAIYG from the exons ATGGCTTTCAAG ATTGTTGTTTTGTTCGCAATGATTGCCTTTGCACACGCTGGTGTTATTGCACCATACGGATATGGTCCTGCCCCACTTGCAGTCGCACATGCTCCAGCTGTTGCTAAAGTTGCCGTTGCCGCTGAAGATTACGATCCAAATCCACAATACAGTTACCAATACTCAATTGCCGATGCTCTAACTGGAGATCAAAAATCACAATCTGAATCACGAAGTGGAGATACCGTACAAGGTCAATACAGTTTGGTCGAACCAGACGGTACTCGTCGTATTGTCGATTATACCGCTGATCCAGTCAATGGATTCAACGCTGTTGTTCAACGCGAACCAGCCGTACAAAAAGCTGTTGTAGCTGCACCAGCTATTGCTAAAATTCACGCTCCATTAGGCTATGCAGCACCAGCTTATGGTAAAGCCATCTACGGTTAA